The following proteins are encoded in a genomic region of Triticum dicoccoides isolate Atlit2015 ecotype Zavitan chromosome 1B, WEW_v2.0, whole genome shotgun sequence:
- the LOC119327354 gene encoding E3 ubiquitin-protein ligase UPL6-like isoform X2: MSVQSTSMPFVQLLEAVACLINPKLPWNCKVVGYLQQKKIYCLFRGIISAVPQNARNMEHCDISALEQVLMLTASHVGDNQCCCPAVDPRWSFSSQLLSIPFLWHRLPHFKKVFSANGLSKYYIHQIACYLPSRADVLPNDISAKQPGYACVLANVLEAATWILSEPKFASDRAADIIAVSTSLLDALPTITSATERADDDDDMAMDVDVKDELDIDLQKQIMAAFDSNTKLLEHLVNALFTGTLSTNYSDPSGPSDAEVEAVGSICAFLHVMFSTLPLDVTMTALAYRTDIVPALWNFIKRCHENKRWPYFSKYISPLSVDAPGWLLPVSVFCPIYKYMLKIVDNEEFYEQEKPLSLKDLKALVLILKQALWQLLWIIPSHTSPSQKALPNPLGLKKMSIDSLKSQARNGLSELLTQLQDWNSRLPFTAESDFYSQEATSENFVSQAILGNTRASEIIKLAPFLAPFTIRVKIFTSQLANSKQSTASHSALTRHRFKIRRSRLLEDAFDQLSLLSEEDLKGPIRVSFVNEHGVEEAGIDGGGIFKDFMENITRAAFDVQYGLFKETVDHVLYPNPGSGLVHEQHLQYFHFLGSLLGKAMYEGILVDLPFATFFLSKLKEKSNFLNDLPSLDPELYRHLLFLKHYKGDLSDLELYFVIVNNEYGEQAEEELLPGGREMRVTNQNVITFIHLVANHRLNYQIRGQGRHFLRGFQKLIPKEWIDMFNEHEIQLLISGSLESLDIDDLRLNTNYSGGYHPDHEIIDMLWEVLKSFSSDNQKKFLKFVTGCSRGPLLGFEYLDPKFCIQRAGVPGLEEHGDRLPTSATCMNLLKLPPYRTKEQLQTKLLYAINSEAGFDLS, from the exons ATGTCAGTGCAAAGCACATCAATGCCTTTTGTCCAATTACTAGAAGCTGTGGCTTGTTTGATAAATCCTAAACTGCCGTGGAACTGCAAAGTAGTTGGGTATCTTCAGCAGAAAAAGATTTATTGCTTATTTCGGGGAATTATCAGTGCAGTACCG CAAAATGCAAGAAATATGGAGCACTGTGATATATCTGCGCTGGAGCAAGTTCTCATGCTTACTGCTTCACATGTTGGTGATAATCAATGTTGTTGTCCAGCTGTGGATCCAAGATGGAGTTTTTCCTCGCAGCTTCTATCCATTCCTTTTCTCTGGCATCGTTTGCCACACTTCAAGAAG GTTTTCTCTGCTAATGGGCTCAGCAAATATTATATTCATCAGATAGCTTGCTATTTGCCCAGTCGTGCTGATGTTCTCCCTAATGATATATCAGCTAAACAGCCAGGATATGCGTGTGTTCTTGCAAATGTACTCGAAGCTGCAACTTGGATTTTGTCCGAACCAAAGTTCGCTTCTGATAGA GCGGCTGACATCATTGCTGTTTCCACATCATTATTGGATGCGTTGCCGACGATCACTTCAGCTACCGAAA GGGCAGATGATGACGATGACATGGCCATGGATGTCGATGTTAAAGATGAGCTTGATATTGATTTGCAAAAACAGATAATGGCAGCATTTGATTCAAATACAAAGTTACTTGAACATTTA GTGAATGCTCTGTTCACAGGCACCTTAAGCACAAACTATTCTGATCCATCTGGGCCATCAGATGCTGAAGTGGAAGCTGTAGGGTCTATCTGTGCTTTTCTTCATGTCATGTTCAGCACATTGCCTCTGGATGTAACTATGACTGCGCTCGCCTATCGTACTGACATTGTTCCTGCACTATGGAACTTTATAAAGCGATGCCACGAAAACAAAAGATGGCCATATTTTTCCAAGTATATCTCTCCTTTGTCTGTAGATGCTCCTGGTTGGCTCCTGCCTGTGTCTGTATTCTGTCCCATATACAA GTACATGTTAAAGATTGTTGATAATGAGGAATTCTATGAGCAGGAGAAACCTCTTTCACTTAAAGATTTGAAGGCCCTGGTCCTCATTTTAAAGCAG GCTTTATGGCAACTTCTTTGGATTATTCCTTCACATACCTCTCCTAGCCAGAAAGCATTGCCCAATCCTTTAGGCCTTAAGAAAATGTCCATCGACAGTCTTAAGAGCCAGGCAAGGAATGGGTTATCTGAATTACTTACCCAG TTGCAAGACTGGAACAGCCGACTCCCATTCACTGCCGAAAGTGATTTCTATTCTCAAGAAGCAACAAGTGAAAATTTTGTTTCTCAG GCGATACTTGGCAACACTCGAGCATCAGAGATTATAAAGCTTGCTCCCTTTTTGGCACCTTTTACTATTAGAGTTAAAATATTTACT TCACAATTGGCAAATTCTAAACAATCGACGGCATCTCATTCCGCCTTGACAAGACATCGGTTTAAAATAAGAAGAAGTCGACTCCTCGAAGATGCTTTTGATCAGCTAAGCTTGCTCTCTGAAGAAGATCTTAAAGGACCA ATCCGAGTATCATTTGTTAATGAGCATGGTGTGGAAGAAGCTGGAATTGATGGAGGTGGAATTTTCAAAGATTTCATGGAAAATATCACTCGTGCTGCTTTTGATGTGCAGTATGGCCTATTCAAG GAAACAGTCGATCATGTTCTGTACCCCAACCCTGGATCAGGATTGGTTCATGAGCAGCATCTGCAGTATTTCCATTTTCTTGGAAGTCTCCTTGGGAAG GCAATGTATGAGGGCATACTTGTTGATCTGCCATTTGCAACCTTCTTCTTGAGCAAGCTGAAAGAGAA GTCTAACTTCTTGAACGATCTGCCTTCCTTGGATCCAGAGTTGTATCGACATCTTCTATTTTTGAAG CATTACAAGGGCGACCTGTCAGATTTGGAGTTGTACTTCGTTATTGTGAATAATGAATATGGTGAACAAGCTGAAGAAGAGCTCCTTCCTGGCGGGAGAGAGATGCGTGTTACTAATCAGAATGTTATTACGTTTATCCACCTTGTTGCCAACCATCGATTAAACTATCAG ATCCGTGGACAAGGTAGGCATTTTCTAAGAGGTTTTCaaaaacttataccaaaggaatggaTTGATATGTTCAATGAACATGAAATTCAG CTTCTCATATCTGGCTCTTTGGAAAGTTTGGACATTGATGACTTGCGCTTAAACACCAACTATTCTGGAGGTTATCATCCG GACCATGAGATTATCGATATGTTGTGGGAGGTTCTAAAGAGCTTCAGTTCAGATAATCAGAAAAAGTTTCTCAA GTTTGTGACTGGATGTTCTCGCGGGCCACTCCTTGGATTTGAGTACCTTGATCCTAAATTCTGCATTCAGAG AGCTGGTGTCCCCGGCTTGGAGGAACATGGAGACCGTTTGCCCACCTCGGCTACTTGCATGAACCTTCTTAAGCTCCCTCCTTACAGAAC CAAGGAGCAGTTGCAAACCAAACTGTTGTATGCAATAAACTCGGAAGCCGGTTTCGATCTGAGCTAA
- the LOC119327354 gene encoding E3 ubiquitin-protein ligase UPL6-like isoform X1, which translates to MFFSGDPTSRKRVDLGGRSNKERDRQVLLEQTREERRRRLALRLQNSSATKIQKCFRGRKAFELARLEVRKNFCSTFGEHCQRVDRNCFGNNTDFLRQLLFFFNASKDSDIAILSQVCSLLLQYVKHGDVVSLFAGVDYSSVEPVVIHRVKRLALICVHAVHQKRYDWNNQLLMSVQSTSMPFVQLLEAVACLINPKLPWNCKVVGYLQQKKIYCLFRGIISAVPQNARNMEHCDISALEQVLMLTASHVGDNQCCCPAVDPRWSFSSQLLSIPFLWHRLPHFKKVFSANGLSKYYIHQIACYLPSRADVLPNDISAKQPGYACVLANVLEAATWILSEPKFASDRAADIIAVSTSLLDALPTITSATERADDDDDMAMDVDVKDELDIDLQKQIMAAFDSNTKLLEHLVNALFTGTLSTNYSDPSGPSDAEVEAVGSICAFLHVMFSTLPLDVTMTALAYRTDIVPALWNFIKRCHENKRWPYFSKYISPLSVDAPGWLLPVSVFCPIYKYMLKIVDNEEFYEQEKPLSLKDLKALVLILKQALWQLLWIIPSHTSPSQKALPNPLGLKKMSIDSLKSQARNGLSELLTQLQDWNSRLPFTAESDFYSQEATSENFVSQAILGNTRASEIIKLAPFLAPFTIRVKIFTSQLANSKQSTASHSALTRHRFKIRRSRLLEDAFDQLSLLSEEDLKGPIRVSFVNEHGVEEAGIDGGGIFKDFMENITRAAFDVQYGLFKETVDHVLYPNPGSGLVHEQHLQYFHFLGSLLGKAMYEGILVDLPFATFFLSKLKEKSNFLNDLPSLDPELYRHLLFLKHYKGDLSDLELYFVIVNNEYGEQAEEELLPGGREMRVTNQNVITFIHLVANHRLNYQIRGQGRHFLRGFQKLIPKEWIDMFNEHEIQLLISGSLESLDIDDLRLNTNYSGGYHPDHEIIDMLWEVLKSFSSDNQKKFLKFVTGCSRGPLLGFEYLDPKFCIQRAGVPGLEEHGDRLPTSATCMNLLKLPPYRTKEQLQTKLLYAINSEAGFDLS; encoded by the exons ATGTTCTTCTCCGGCGACCCGACGTCGAGGAAGCGGGTGGACCTGGGCGGGCGGAGCAACAAGGAGCGCGACCGCCAGGTGCTGCTCGAGCAGACGCGCGAGGAGCGGCGCCGCCGCCTCGCACTGCGCCTCCAGAACTCCTCCGCCACCAAGATCCAG AAATGCTTCAGAGGGAGGAAGGCATTCGAATTGGCACGCTtggaagttcgaaagaacttttgTTCTACTTTTGGGGAACACTGCCAGAGGGTAGATAG GAACTGCTTTGGCAATAATACTGATTTTCTTCGCCAATTGCTGTTCTTCTTCAATGCAAGTAAAGACAGTGATATTGCTATACTTTCTCAAGTCTGCAGCTTACTTCTGCAGTATGTTAAGCATG GGGATGTTGTAAGTCTCTTTGCGGGTGTAGATTACTCCTCAGTGGAGCCAGTTGTAATTCATAGGGTTAAAAGACTTGCACTCATCTGTGTGCATGCTGTTCATCAGAAGAG GTATGATTGGAATAATCAACTTTTGATGTCAGTGCAAAGCACATCAATGCCTTTTGTCCAATTACTAGAAGCTGTGGCTTGTTTGATAAATCCTAAACTGCCGTGGAACTGCAAAGTAGTTGGGTATCTTCAGCAGAAAAAGATTTATTGCTTATTTCGGGGAATTATCAGTGCAGTACCG CAAAATGCAAGAAATATGGAGCACTGTGATATATCTGCGCTGGAGCAAGTTCTCATGCTTACTGCTTCACATGTTGGTGATAATCAATGTTGTTGTCCAGCTGTGGATCCAAGATGGAGTTTTTCCTCGCAGCTTCTATCCATTCCTTTTCTCTGGCATCGTTTGCCACACTTCAAGAAG GTTTTCTCTGCTAATGGGCTCAGCAAATATTATATTCATCAGATAGCTTGCTATTTGCCCAGTCGTGCTGATGTTCTCCCTAATGATATATCAGCTAAACAGCCAGGATATGCGTGTGTTCTTGCAAATGTACTCGAAGCTGCAACTTGGATTTTGTCCGAACCAAAGTTCGCTTCTGATAGA GCGGCTGACATCATTGCTGTTTCCACATCATTATTGGATGCGTTGCCGACGATCACTTCAGCTACCGAAA GGGCAGATGATGACGATGACATGGCCATGGATGTCGATGTTAAAGATGAGCTTGATATTGATTTGCAAAAACAGATAATGGCAGCATTTGATTCAAATACAAAGTTACTTGAACATTTA GTGAATGCTCTGTTCACAGGCACCTTAAGCACAAACTATTCTGATCCATCTGGGCCATCAGATGCTGAAGTGGAAGCTGTAGGGTCTATCTGTGCTTTTCTTCATGTCATGTTCAGCACATTGCCTCTGGATGTAACTATGACTGCGCTCGCCTATCGTACTGACATTGTTCCTGCACTATGGAACTTTATAAAGCGATGCCACGAAAACAAAAGATGGCCATATTTTTCCAAGTATATCTCTCCTTTGTCTGTAGATGCTCCTGGTTGGCTCCTGCCTGTGTCTGTATTCTGTCCCATATACAA GTACATGTTAAAGATTGTTGATAATGAGGAATTCTATGAGCAGGAGAAACCTCTTTCACTTAAAGATTTGAAGGCCCTGGTCCTCATTTTAAAGCAG GCTTTATGGCAACTTCTTTGGATTATTCCTTCACATACCTCTCCTAGCCAGAAAGCATTGCCCAATCCTTTAGGCCTTAAGAAAATGTCCATCGACAGTCTTAAGAGCCAGGCAAGGAATGGGTTATCTGAATTACTTACCCAG TTGCAAGACTGGAACAGCCGACTCCCATTCACTGCCGAAAGTGATTTCTATTCTCAAGAAGCAACAAGTGAAAATTTTGTTTCTCAG GCGATACTTGGCAACACTCGAGCATCAGAGATTATAAAGCTTGCTCCCTTTTTGGCACCTTTTACTATTAGAGTTAAAATATTTACT TCACAATTGGCAAATTCTAAACAATCGACGGCATCTCATTCCGCCTTGACAAGACATCGGTTTAAAATAAGAAGAAGTCGACTCCTCGAAGATGCTTTTGATCAGCTAAGCTTGCTCTCTGAAGAAGATCTTAAAGGACCA ATCCGAGTATCATTTGTTAATGAGCATGGTGTGGAAGAAGCTGGAATTGATGGAGGTGGAATTTTCAAAGATTTCATGGAAAATATCACTCGTGCTGCTTTTGATGTGCAGTATGGCCTATTCAAG GAAACAGTCGATCATGTTCTGTACCCCAACCCTGGATCAGGATTGGTTCATGAGCAGCATCTGCAGTATTTCCATTTTCTTGGAAGTCTCCTTGGGAAG GCAATGTATGAGGGCATACTTGTTGATCTGCCATTTGCAACCTTCTTCTTGAGCAAGCTGAAAGAGAA GTCTAACTTCTTGAACGATCTGCCTTCCTTGGATCCAGAGTTGTATCGACATCTTCTATTTTTGAAG CATTACAAGGGCGACCTGTCAGATTTGGAGTTGTACTTCGTTATTGTGAATAATGAATATGGTGAACAAGCTGAAGAAGAGCTCCTTCCTGGCGGGAGAGAGATGCGTGTTACTAATCAGAATGTTATTACGTTTATCCACCTTGTTGCCAACCATCGATTAAACTATCAG ATCCGTGGACAAGGTAGGCATTTTCTAAGAGGTTTTCaaaaacttataccaaaggaatggaTTGATATGTTCAATGAACATGAAATTCAG CTTCTCATATCTGGCTCTTTGGAAAGTTTGGACATTGATGACTTGCGCTTAAACACCAACTATTCTGGAGGTTATCATCCG GACCATGAGATTATCGATATGTTGTGGGAGGTTCTAAAGAGCTTCAGTTCAGATAATCAGAAAAAGTTTCTCAA GTTTGTGACTGGATGTTCTCGCGGGCCACTCCTTGGATTTGAGTACCTTGATCCTAAATTCTGCATTCAGAG AGCTGGTGTCCCCGGCTTGGAGGAACATGGAGACCGTTTGCCCACCTCGGCTACTTGCATGAACCTTCTTAAGCTCCCTCCTTACAGAAC CAAGGAGCAGTTGCAAACCAAACTGTTGTATGCAATAAACTCGGAAGCCGGTTTCGATCTGAGCTAA